One genomic window of Halovivax cerinus includes the following:
- a CDS encoding tyrosine-type recombinase/integrase translates to MSRLEPISPSQAIEMYMEGRRDELSKETIPSHVYRLEAFEQWCEEEGIDNLNDLTGRDLYAFRVWRREGHGDGRREIATITLRGQLATVRAFLRFCADIDAVPEGLHEKVPLPTVSGSESVSDTTLDPDRAIDILEHLNRHHYASRKHVTLLLLWHTGARVGGIRALDLDDCHLDSDPPGLEFVHRPAQDTPLKNGEKGERWNTIGGHVAGVVQDYIDGPRDCVTDEYGRAPLLTTQYGRASRSALRDTLYDITRPCMRGAACPHDRDPEECEATNYVKASTCPSSRSPHDVRSGRVTAYRRQDVPRQIVGDRLDASGNVLDKHYDRRSERQKAKQRRDYLPDQ, encoded by the coding sequence ATGAGCAGACTCGAACCGATCAGTCCCAGCCAGGCCATCGAGATGTACATGGAGGGGCGCCGAGACGAGCTCAGCAAAGAGACGATCCCGTCTCACGTCTACCGGCTCGAAGCGTTCGAGCAGTGGTGCGAAGAGGAGGGGATCGATAACCTGAACGACCTCACCGGGCGGGATTTGTACGCCTTCCGGGTGTGGCGCCGAGAGGGCCACGGCGACGGACGCAGGGAAATCGCGACGATCACCCTTCGTGGACAACTCGCCACAGTCCGGGCTTTCCTCCGGTTCTGTGCCGATATCGACGCCGTTCCTGAAGGACTTCACGAGAAGGTTCCACTGCCGACGGTCTCCGGAAGCGAGTCGGTGAGCGATACGACGCTCGATCCCGACCGGGCGATCGATATCCTCGAACACCTCAATCGCCACCACTACGCGTCTCGAAAGCACGTCACGCTATTACTTCTCTGGCACACTGGCGCGCGGGTCGGCGGAATTCGAGCCCTCGATCTCGACGATTGCCACCTCGATTCCGACCCACCGGGACTCGAATTCGTCCATCGGCCAGCGCAGGATACGCCGCTGAAAAACGGCGAGAAAGGCGAGCGGTGGAACACGATCGGTGGGCACGTCGCCGGCGTTGTCCAGGATTACATCGACGGGCCGAGAGACTGTGTAACCGACGAGTACGGCCGAGCACCGCTTCTGACGACACAATACGGCAGAGCGTCTCGTTCGGCGCTACGAGATACGCTGTACGACATCACCAGACCGTGTATGCGCGGTGCAGCGTGTCCGCACGACCGGGATCCGGAGGAGTGCGAAGCGACGAACTACGTCAAAGCGAGCACGTGCCCGTCGTCGCGATCGCCGCACGACGTTCGGAGCGGCCGGGTGACGGCGTACCGCCGGCAGGACGTTCCCCGCCAGATCGTCGGTGACCGTCTGGACGCGAGCGGCAACGTCCTCGACAAGCACTACGACCGCCGTAGCGAGCGCCAGAAGGCGAAACAACGACGCGACTACCTGCCAGACCAATGA
- a CDS encoding bifunctional RecB family nuclease/DEAD/DEAH box helicase has translation MGEQIEVHTRETIDCNQNDEEEEEFTDDHEIVLRQLRTATSAEADWEGNPVLLYQVTVTGSINEQGIHGDADLLFIWSTPSGAEVRVIDVKRTKEQKVYHQIQAAAYAAVLRQLINGSDSLSIDQITISGGVITQETAVTPVTRDSLPAFDIDPRIADLHRLLDSESSLLTALRSERGEVEFQLDSKCGTCPYNEGCVTESFEYGDIRLLGLTVSQQRTLREYGVQTIADVAALCLTPDEKEWTPVSYKRGSFQTDTYKALARIPGLGQLFPQLVYRAEAMLDALQTEPDGVSDRPQNWLPGSGRCSLPDDEPSNAAPGDYEWQDGSMVRVYLNVQYDHLRDRLIQLNARVTATASETPPQRISVVSDAAPDEAVAADKQEQLMLERFCPKLFKAVRTVSDGLSFEKTSQCDPLLHFYMYTEGEYDALVEAFDRHPDSAESRAFRSAVEGTGQSSESMVSTLRSEIESHIVLETPSPGLLHAYKELYPTVDGAYSKSRDQKSWSYSPPSSEDSYDLRRVFSRRLFDIGAAAVYPDVPVSDLVKEAKRRLNNNPKEESDSGIGIEIDPETAEWFDGINTRMRHDASIPLAYLWAAVGRIDDDWESKESIDESALAEFELNRYRFRDTDHNSEIGPADVQTLGRHLCDILEHVERSLSYKDPFFSKEPYPVEELDADTFDPPSLADGVKEYLHEEYRANREEKHHLYRQFPLQRVLAGESIPVYVTEVDKQNRNTLRVTGRLRYEHNLLFDDGGEQVKRACRQKGAQGTSSGSWMVANPYDPSMVGAEVTRPYAIERGVNATIQQLDIDNDQIQFTLRNFWSDGGDFGQPHADWTTNPDYAADDHKVHIKSGEWLILDPQTDDITAERAQQALDHADTNALHQRLEQVRHGKIHQPETPLFELDNPSVDDGRPDGVDAVATWLRQDVGEETYPSPKQQKFITEDRQQFVALQGPPGTGKTAATMAPALLARLYAGACNGVSVNGLVTAPSNTAIDELLSDVADLLNEAAEAGPLASTDLDIELVRIGEEPADPIDGVTYANYNNEDHAQRIRRITQRLRSEGTVTLGKGSGSENASSSGEFTVTGEEQSGLSSFTASSQDGEMDTEAEKATDQPLTLVFATTTRSWRFLKEVAPGSNPDERTRAEQQLWHLLAVDEASMLELPNFLLAGSGFHEYGQVLVGGDHRQLPPVQKRDWEEVRRRDIRSTAAHLSTLDYLRLLRGDEVLEPERQSQVMCKRDPEAVEIELIQLETTYRFGEWTAEFVQQTVYEQDEIKYSSGRDEIEPVLSVLEDLNDPLVPLFDEDTTVALLTYTGKNQFQQSNPIEGALTEALVLAIDSAFKVGVVTPHNAQRGRVQSKLQKHGYTVAGDGSSAEEKEGEAIQVDTVNRFQGGERDLMMVNATVSDPNYIAAEDKFLLTENRINVSFTRHRDMLIVFAPESLIGYLPEDPDLYEQATLWKSLSIALGEAPIVDEEPDWQGQLGYVLTAAGIESVPEVVRRELQSTITIYTNS, from the coding sequence GTGGGCGAGCAAATTGAGGTGCACACCCGCGAGACCATTGACTGTAATCAGAACGATGAAGAAGAAGAAGAGTTCACGGACGACCACGAGATAGTTCTTCGGCAACTTAGAACAGCGACGTCTGCTGAGGCCGATTGGGAGGGGAATCCGGTGCTTCTGTACCAGGTGACTGTGACGGGGTCAATCAACGAGCAAGGCATCCATGGTGATGCCGATCTTCTCTTCATCTGGTCTACCCCATCGGGCGCTGAAGTCCGCGTCATTGACGTTAAACGGACGAAGGAACAGAAAGTCTATCATCAAATTCAAGCTGCTGCATACGCAGCGGTCCTTCGACAACTCATCAATGGGTCCGATAGCCTCTCAATTGACCAGATTACAATTTCAGGTGGGGTTATTACGCAGGAAACGGCGGTGACTCCAGTCACACGAGACAGTCTCCCAGCATTCGATATCGATCCCAGGATTGCAGATCTTCACCGATTGCTTGATTCGGAGTCATCGCTATTGACGGCGCTACGGTCCGAACGGGGAGAGGTAGAGTTTCAACTCGACAGTAAGTGCGGTACGTGCCCGTACAATGAGGGGTGTGTTACAGAGTCGTTTGAATACGGCGACATTCGGTTGCTCGGACTAACAGTTTCACAACAGCGGACGCTCCGTGAGTACGGAGTACAGACAATTGCTGATGTGGCCGCGTTGTGCCTTACGCCGGATGAAAAAGAATGGACACCCGTATCGTACAAGAGGGGGTCGTTCCAAACAGATACGTACAAAGCTCTCGCCCGTATTCCCGGACTCGGTCAGTTGTTCCCACAACTTGTGTATCGGGCAGAGGCGATGCTTGATGCACTACAGACAGAACCGGATGGGGTTAGTGATAGACCGCAGAACTGGTTACCAGGAAGCGGCCGTTGTTCACTACCGGACGACGAACCCAGCAACGCGGCCCCGGGCGACTATGAGTGGCAAGATGGGTCGATGGTCCGGGTGTATTTGAATGTGCAATATGACCACCTTCGGGACCGTCTAATTCAGTTAAATGCGCGCGTCACAGCCACTGCCAGCGAGACTCCACCTCAGCGTATCTCAGTCGTTTCTGACGCCGCACCGGATGAGGCCGTCGCAGCAGACAAACAGGAACAATTGATGCTGGAACGGTTCTGTCCAAAGCTTTTCAAGGCGGTACGGACGGTCAGTGATGGTCTCTCGTTTGAGAAGACATCACAGTGCGATCCTCTGTTGCATTTCTACATGTATACAGAGGGAGAATACGACGCACTCGTCGAGGCTTTTGACCGACATCCCGATAGTGCGGAGAGTAGAGCGTTCCGGTCAGCGGTTGAGGGAACCGGGCAATCAAGTGAATCGATGGTATCTACATTACGATCTGAAATCGAGTCCCATATCGTTCTAGAGACGCCATCGCCCGGGTTGCTACACGCCTATAAGGAGCTTTATCCGACAGTTGACGGAGCGTATAGTAAGTCACGGGACCAGAAGTCATGGTCGTATTCGCCGCCGAGTTCGGAGGACTCGTATGATCTGCGGCGCGTGTTTTCACGGCGATTATTCGATATAGGTGCAGCAGCAGTGTACCCCGACGTTCCTGTAAGTGATCTTGTGAAAGAGGCAAAACGTCGCCTCAACAACAATCCCAAGGAGGAAAGCGATAGTGGAATCGGAATCGAGATAGATCCAGAGACAGCTGAATGGTTCGATGGGATCAACACGCGGATGCGACATGATGCGTCAATTCCGTTAGCCTATCTATGGGCGGCTGTCGGGCGGATTGATGACGACTGGGAGAGTAAAGAGAGCATCGATGAGTCCGCTTTGGCAGAGTTCGAGTTGAACCGGTATCGGTTCCGGGATACCGACCACAACTCAGAAATTGGTCCAGCAGATGTTCAGACGTTAGGCCGGCATCTATGTGATATACTGGAGCACGTGGAACGCTCGCTCAGCTATAAGGATCCATTCTTCAGTAAGGAACCGTACCCAGTCGAAGAATTAGATGCTGATACGTTTGATCCGCCGTCACTCGCGGACGGTGTCAAAGAGTATCTTCACGAAGAATACCGTGCAAACCGAGAGGAAAAACACCATCTGTACCGACAGTTTCCGCTCCAGCGGGTTCTTGCCGGTGAATCGATCCCCGTATATGTGACAGAGGTTGATAAGCAGAACCGGAATACACTTCGTGTGACTGGGCGGCTCCGTTACGAACACAATCTACTTTTCGATGATGGCGGGGAACAGGTCAAACGGGCCTGTCGGCAGAAGGGGGCACAAGGGACGTCGAGTGGATCTTGGATGGTCGCTAATCCATATGACCCAAGTATGGTTGGAGCGGAAGTGACACGCCCGTACGCAATCGAACGGGGAGTTAATGCTACTATCCAGCAGTTAGATATTGACAACGATCAGATTCAGTTCACACTACGGAACTTCTGGAGCGATGGCGGTGATTTCGGCCAACCACACGCAGATTGGACGACGAATCCTGATTACGCTGCTGACGATCATAAAGTCCACATCAAATCTGGGGAGTGGCTCATTCTTGACCCTCAAACAGATGATATTACGGCAGAACGCGCTCAGCAAGCACTAGATCACGCAGACACGAACGCGCTTCACCAGCGATTGGAGCAAGTGCGACACGGGAAAATTCACCAACCCGAGACGCCGCTGTTTGAGTTAGACAATCCCTCGGTCGATGATGGACGTCCAGATGGAGTTGACGCCGTTGCAACCTGGTTGCGTCAGGACGTCGGTGAAGAGACATATCCCAGTCCGAAGCAACAAAAGTTCATAACCGAAGATCGCCAGCAGTTCGTCGCCCTGCAAGGGCCGCCGGGGACAGGGAAAACCGCGGCAACAATGGCACCAGCGTTACTCGCACGCTTGTATGCAGGTGCTTGTAACGGTGTGAGCGTGAATGGGCTGGTGACTGCGCCATCAAACACAGCAATTGACGAGTTACTCTCGGACGTCGCCGATCTCCTGAACGAGGCAGCTGAGGCTGGACCGTTAGCATCGACCGATCTGGATATTGAACTGGTCCGAATCGGAGAAGAGCCAGCTGACCCGATTGATGGCGTGACATACGCGAATTATAACAACGAGGACCATGCTCAACGGATCCGGCGGATCACGCAACGTCTACGATCGGAAGGAACGGTGACACTGGGAAAGGGGTCCGGGTCCGAGAATGCATCGTCGTCAGGGGAGTTCACAGTTACAGGTGAAGAGCAATCCGGGCTATCTTCGTTTACGGCATCCAGTCAGGATGGGGAAATGGATACCGAGGCGGAGAAAGCGACTGATCAACCGCTAACGTTGGTATTTGCGACAACAACGCGTTCATGGAGGTTCCTAAAGGAAGTGGCTCCTGGGTCAAACCCAGATGAGCGAACCCGAGCTGAGCAGCAATTATGGCACTTGCTGGCTGTGGATGAGGCGTCGATGTTAGAGTTGCCAAACTTCCTCTTGGCTGGGAGCGGATTCCACGAATACGGGCAAGTTCTTGTCGGAGGAGACCATCGACAGTTGCCACCGGTTCAGAAACGTGACTGGGAGGAAGTACGCCGGCGAGATATACGATCGACAGCAGCACATCTTTCGACACTGGACTATCTCCGCCTCCTTCGCGGTGATGAAGTACTAGAACCCGAGCGCCAGTCCCAGGTTATGTGTAAACGTGATCCGGAGGCTGTGGAAATTGAACTGATTCAACTGGAAACGACGTATCGGTTCGGAGAATGGACCGCTGAGTTCGTGCAACAGACTGTGTACGAACAAGATGAGATAAAGTACTCGTCTGGTCGAGACGAGATTGAACCAGTACTCTCAGTTCTTGAGGATCTCAATGACCCGCTCGTTCCGTTATTCGATGAAGACACAACTGTTGCTCTACTCACCTACACAGGGAAAAATCAGTTCCAGCAATCGAACCCCATCGAGGGCGCGTTAACAGAAGCGCTTGTCTTGGCGATCGATTCTGCATTCAAGGTAGGTGTCGTCACGCCGCATAATGCCCAACGTGGGCGTGTCCAGTCGAAGTTGCAAAAGCACGGCTATACAGTCGCTGGAGATGGTTCGTCAGCAGAGGAGAAGGAGGGTGAAGCTATCCAGGTAGACACGGTTAATCGATTCCAGGGCGGGGAACGTGACTTGATGATGGTAAACGCAACTGTTTCTGATCCGAACTACATCGCTGCTGAGGACAAGTTCCTATTGACGGAAAATCGTATCAACGTGTCGTTCACTCGCCATCGAGACATGTTGATCGTGTTCGCCCCAGAGAGTCTCATTGGTTATCTCCCTGAAGATCCAGATCTGTATGAGCAAGCAACGCTTTGGAAATCTCTGTCGATAGCGTTAGGAGAAGCTCCAATTGTAGACGAAGAGCCTGACTGGCAAGGACAACTCGGGTACGTATTAACGGCTGCAGGGATTGAAAGCGTCCCTGAGGTGGTCCGGCGAGAACTTCAATCAACAATCACTATCTATACGAATAGCTGA
- a CDS encoding DUF7437 domain-containing protein, with protein sequence MSNAHASVQPPDAGDTAHRFFVIQELLGTPELARFYTDILINSPTTITAARERQDFSKSTAYKYANMLEELGVAEEMDEHQDGSALWRAEPVSGDWTDEITLEFGPAIIAVYGATSVDDDLELYVGRHGKAALAPAVMGTINYLQGETTRRGVADDLNIPAVEAIAVTQAIERILVVVKDFVPTLSNVTFEVDVHERAIGQSPYQHADE encoded by the coding sequence ATGTCGAACGCACACGCCTCCGTTCAGCCACCGGATGCAGGAGATACAGCCCATCGGTTCTTCGTCATCCAGGAGCTACTGGGCACCCCAGAACTCGCACGGTTTTACACGGATATCCTGATCAACTCCCCCACGACAATCACGGCAGCCCGTGAGCGTCAGGACTTCTCTAAGAGTACCGCGTACAAGTACGCCAACATGCTGGAGGAGTTGGGCGTCGCTGAGGAGATGGACGAACACCAGGACGGCTCAGCACTCTGGCGTGCCGAACCTGTGAGTGGTGACTGGACCGATGAAATCACCCTTGAATTCGGCCCCGCCATTATCGCCGTCTACGGGGCAACAAGCGTTGACGACGATCTCGAACTCTACGTTGGCCGTCACGGGAAGGCGGCACTAGCACCTGCGGTGATGGGCACGATCAACTACCTGCAAGGCGAGACGACCCGCCGCGGTGTTGCCGACGACCTCAACATTCCCGCTGTCGAAGCCATCGCGGTCACGCAAGCAATTGAAAGAATCCTTGTCGTCGTGAAGGACTTCGTCCCGACGCTCAGCAACGTTACCTTCGAGGTGGACGTTCACGAGCGAGCAATCGGACAGAGTCCATACCAGCATGCCGATGAGTGA
- a CDS encoding tyrosine-type recombinase/integrase, with protein sequence MTEALVDAIAKIDDPDTIKQILVAAGVESSQDLDASSPDQPSLSSLYDRYLSRRKNRSSATRAQYKRTIPPFIDFAETRNVSSPAGLSTELLDNYVAELNQEFKNDSTILTYTKNVRTWLRWLSKRDYCDDAVYRILDKEELGLSPTARDHAIPTEEAQAILGKLRKQRRGSAQHALTELLWNTGARLSCVHSLDIDDFNKGEESIKFRHRPNAGTRLKNGSLSDGTAGDGERDVIVNDRVVKALTSYINNQRPDIRDDHGRAPLFATRFGRAAKSTLRRWVYDATSCRWAKGKIESKDCDAACDPDSNVCPCSYYPHAIRRGAIVHHLSNGLRRDRASERFDVSIPVLTRHYDPRSEKKLKEDRAEAVRNSW encoded by the coding sequence ATGACGGAGGCACTTGTGGACGCAATCGCCAAGATAGACGATCCTGACACAATAAAGCAGATACTGGTAGCCGCGGGCGTCGAATCTTCACAGGATTTGGACGCGAGTTCTCCAGATCAGCCCTCACTATCATCTCTATACGATCGATATCTTTCACGCCGAAAGAACCGAAGCTCTGCGACTCGCGCCCAGTATAAGCGCACAATACCACCGTTTATCGATTTTGCAGAAACGAGAAACGTGTCTTCACCTGCCGGGCTCTCTACAGAATTACTCGACAATTACGTTGCCGAGCTAAATCAAGAATTCAAGAATGATTCGACGATCCTTACGTATACGAAAAACGTACGCACATGGCTTCGATGGCTCTCTAAGCGAGATTACTGCGACGATGCAGTTTACCGCATTCTAGACAAGGAAGAACTCGGACTCTCACCAACTGCTAGAGACCACGCTATTCCCACCGAGGAAGCCCAGGCGATTCTTGGGAAACTCCGAAAGCAGCGGAGAGGATCAGCTCAGCACGCACTCACAGAACTCCTGTGGAATACAGGAGCGCGACTAAGCTGCGTCCATTCGCTCGATATCGACGACTTCAACAAAGGAGAGGAATCGATCAAGTTCCGCCATCGGCCAAATGCTGGGACACGGCTGAAGAACGGGAGCCTTAGCGATGGCACAGCAGGAGATGGAGAACGGGATGTTATAGTGAACGATCGAGTCGTCAAGGCTCTCACCTCTTACATCAATAACCAACGTCCTGACATTCGTGATGATCACGGCCGCGCTCCGCTATTCGCAACGCGTTTCGGTCGGGCAGCTAAGTCTACGCTGCGTCGGTGGGTCTACGACGCAACGAGTTGTCGCTGGGCAAAGGGAAAGATCGAAAGCAAAGACTGTGATGCCGCATGCGATCCAGATTCTAATGTCTGCCCCTGTTCATATTACCCACATGCGATTCGCCGAGGGGCGATCGTCCATCATCTCAGCAACGGATTGCGACGGGACCGTGCGAGTGAAAGGTTCGATGTATCCATTCCGGTCCTTACGAGACACTATGATCCAAGATCGGAGAAGAAGTTGAAAGAAGATCGAGCAGAGGCCGTTCGAAACTCATGGTGA
- a CDS encoding DEAD/DEAH box helicase, giving the protein MPSVPDSIPESDQALIEDLLDQKPPEFTDLTVTQYEAFEDGVLDEGNHLLIAETGNGKTFVAEAVTKKALQHGNKVAYLVPSVALVGEKHTTVSAWAPKSVTVNQGRGYPEADVIVATFESFFEAVIRGYAERFDTVILDDFHEIYSSHRGPNIEKGISAALDQEMEILGISATVGNPHTIARWLDADLTISSEERAVPILEQPVEKNGNNYAKQIAGIIRSNREKGPFLVFNDTTSNAEARARGLADETSFETEADVDFHEMVEEAVTTELTDTHRKLIRLLRNGIAYHHAQMESGLKDLIEEYTEKGIIKCVFCTTTLSYGFDSPVQSVIVADLKRWDGFRQFIGVYEYVQWIGRAGRDADVYDQAYAFLMYDDADATEKFQFDTRVEQKDLEDVESHLSGQIALRWLVLELVNYGWDTDLEVLDFIQSTLFWSESVEQVPQHVREDYGVQPSKGIVDEVEKTLTWLSNHGLVQKPIGQPQSDETRYSATDLGTALVEYEHSNWFDDSVRTVLELTEWLKEQGDDLTPERLVARLAEEYYHCDEGFWIDGDGPLNAKMELHDLTESEGMTSAMICWFWCAGASVTDIEDLLGADDLSGLTSTASNLSTAIESLQLLYEPFEMPTEPEWLDMFADQIDAGVPGPDMYLVRNVDRFARVLYNNLEEQLNRMGAGTDWDPGREHFVIERLSKLLANSDEVQFKDSVKSAHRIGSTISENILESVMEWDPTDNEMVEVPFSESARERRGADELIQYHETERESSTESDEGTTTSDMQPTTLDDF; this is encoded by the coding sequence ATGCCGTCAGTCCCGGATAGCATCCCCGAAAGTGATCAGGCCCTTATCGAAGACCTCCTAGACCAAAAGCCTCCGGAGTTTACGGACCTCACTGTTACGCAATACGAAGCATTTGAGGACGGAGTTCTCGATGAAGGCAATCACCTCCTAATCGCGGAGACTGGTAACGGAAAGACATTTGTTGCTGAAGCAGTCACGAAAAAAGCTCTCCAACACGGTAACAAGGTCGCTTATTTGGTTCCATCTGTCGCCCTGGTCGGAGAGAAACATACGACGGTTTCTGCGTGGGCACCAAAGAGCGTCACCGTAAACCAGGGACGCGGGTACCCAGAGGCTGATGTTATCGTGGCCACGTTCGAATCGTTCTTCGAGGCCGTTATTCGGGGCTACGCTGAACGGTTCGATACAGTTATTCTGGACGACTTCCACGAAATCTACAGCTCTCACCGCGGACCCAATATCGAGAAAGGCATCAGTGCAGCTCTCGATCAAGAAATGGAAATTCTGGGAATCTCCGCGACTGTCGGCAACCCGCATACTATCGCTCGATGGCTTGATGCCGATCTCACGATTAGCAGTGAGGAAAGGGCGGTCCCAATCTTGGAGCAACCTGTCGAGAAAAACGGCAACAACTACGCGAAACAAATTGCTGGAATAATTCGGTCCAATCGGGAGAAAGGACCGTTCCTGGTGTTTAACGATACCACAAGTAACGCTGAAGCCAGAGCTCGGGGGCTAGCGGACGAAACCTCGTTCGAAACGGAGGCTGATGTGGACTTCCATGAAATGGTCGAAGAAGCTGTTACGACCGAACTGACGGATACCCATCGCAAACTCATCAGATTGCTCAGGAACGGAATTGCATATCATCATGCGCAGATGGAGAGCGGCCTGAAGGACCTTATCGAGGAATATACGGAGAAAGGCATCATCAAATGCGTGTTCTGCACGACTACGCTAAGTTACGGATTCGACTCCCCCGTTCAATCAGTAATCGTTGCAGACCTGAAACGCTGGGATGGCTTTCGGCAATTCATTGGCGTCTACGAATATGTGCAGTGGATTGGGCGTGCTGGACGGGATGCTGATGTCTACGACCAAGCCTACGCCTTCCTCATGTACGACGATGCCGATGCCACGGAAAAATTCCAATTCGATACGCGCGTTGAACAGAAGGACTTAGAAGATGTGGAATCGCATTTGTCCGGCCAAATAGCGCTGCGCTGGCTGGTCTTGGAACTCGTGAACTATGGCTGGGATACCGATCTGGAGGTTCTAGATTTCATACAATCAACGCTGTTCTGGTCTGAGAGCGTTGAACAAGTGCCTCAACATGTTCGTGAAGACTACGGTGTGCAACCCAGCAAAGGAATTGTTGACGAAGTCGAGAAGACGTTGACGTGGCTGTCCAACCATGGATTGGTCCAGAAGCCAATCGGACAGCCACAAAGTGATGAGACGCGATATTCGGCAACCGATCTCGGAACTGCTCTCGTCGAGTATGAACACAGCAATTGGTTTGACGATAGTGTCCGAACCGTCCTCGAATTAACGGAGTGGCTGAAGGAACAGGGAGACGATCTCACCCCGGAGAGGCTGGTCGCTCGACTCGCCGAAGAATACTACCATTGTGACGAAGGCTTCTGGATCGACGGTGACGGGCCGTTGAACGCAAAGATGGAGTTACACGATCTAACCGAGAGTGAGGGGATGACATCTGCAATGATTTGTTGGTTCTGGTGTGCAGGTGCCTCAGTCACGGATATAGAAGATCTCCTGGGGGCCGATGATCTATCTGGGCTGACGAGTACCGCATCGAATCTAAGCACCGCCATTGAGAGCCTTCAATTACTATATGAACCGTTCGAGATGCCAACTGAACCGGAGTGGTTAGATATGTTTGCCGACCAGATTGATGCAGGAGTTCCCGGGCCAGATATGTATCTGGTACGGAACGTGGATCGGTTTGCCCGAGTCTTGTACAATAACCTTGAGGAACAGTTGAACCGGATGGGAGCCGGGACAGACTGGGATCCAGGACGGGAACACTTTGTCATTGAACGTCTATCTAAACTCCTAGCAAATAGCGATGAAGTCCAGTTCAAAGACTCGGTGAAGTCGGCACACCGAATTGGTAGTACGATTAGTGAGAATATCCTTGAGAGTGTTATGGAGTGGGACCCGACCGATAACGAAATGGTGGAGGTACCGTTTTCTGAGTCTGCGCGTGAACGCCGTGGCGCAGATGAACTAATCCAGTACCACGAGACTGAGCGCGAGTCATCCACCGAGTCTGATGAGGGAACCACGACGTCGGATATGCAACCGACAACTCTCGATGATTTCTGA
- a CDS encoding IS5 family transposase: MKRVASVVPTKIARFTKQVVSLSQKAVAGAPRPAFQPGEGGYADWVIVTIHGLKTYLDLPYRRLLDVLAEMPRIGRILDLEPAELPDFTTVCARMQPLKMPIWRDFLRLSAQLHDTGDIQAIDATGMDRIAASQHYAKRTNYTFRAVKTTALIDCETGVILDIHCSMKQPHDSQIAWQLLTRNLEKLTILTADKGYDWELLRHKLRSEGVTPVIKYREFGWHGIANNVLLDDTTYHQRSNIEATFFALRRKYGEIVRARTWFGQFRELVLKCAVRNVELALDAATG; encoded by the coding sequence ATGAAGCGGGTAGCTTCGGTTGTGCCTACGAAGATTGCCCGCTTCACGAAGCAGGTTGTGTCGCTCTCACAAAAAGCCGTCGCTGGAGCGCCAAGACCGGCGTTTCAACCGGGTGAGGGCGGCTATGCCGACTGGGTAATCGTGACAATTCACGGTCTCAAAACCTACCTCGATTTGCCGTATCGACGGCTGCTCGACGTCCTTGCAGAAATGCCTCGAATCGGTCGAATTCTCGATTTAGAACCGGCTGAGTTGCCCGATTTTACCACCGTCTGTGCGCGCATGCAGCCGCTGAAAATGCCGATCTGGCGCGACTTTCTCCGCCTGTCGGCGCAGTTGCACGACACCGGCGACATTCAGGCGATCGACGCAACCGGAATGGATCGCATCGCGGCGAGTCAGCACTACGCCAAACGGACGAATTACACCTTTAGAGCGGTGAAAACGACGGCGTTGATCGACTGCGAAACTGGGGTGATTCTCGACATTCATTGCTCGATGAAACAACCTCACGACTCTCAGATCGCGTGGCAACTGCTCACGCGGAACCTAGAGAAACTGACGATACTGACCGCGGACAAAGGTTACGACTGGGAACTACTTCGTCATAAATTGCGATCTGAGGGCGTTACACCGGTGATAAAGTACCGAGAATTCGGTTGGCACGGCATCGCAAACAATGTCTTGCTCGACGATACGACGTACCATCAACGATCGAATATCGAAGCGACGTTTTTCGCGCTCCGGCGAAAATACGGTGAGATCGTGCGAGCTCGAACCTGGTTCGGCCAGTTCCGCGAACTCGTCCTGAAATGTGCCGTCAGAAACGTCGAACTAGCGCTTGACGCTGCTACTGGCTGA